Proteins encoded together in one Asterias rubens chromosome 4, eAstRub1.3, whole genome shotgun sequence window:
- the LOC117288858 gene encoding zinc metalloproteinase nas-4-like, whose amino-acid sequence MSQHEYNDDTISKPIAIASPSENMTSLKSTLPEVPSEHDIEKRKALRDQSKRWPNATVPYELHGDFSETQRQSIRTAMEHFHNHTCIRFVEHSDEVDYLKITLGDENWSEVGRRGGDQLMSLSPYGCLELRVVLHELMHTLGFLHEHSRPDRRSYVTIKWRNILTDRKPEFKKWNESFVDLLNTTYNYSSIMHYGAFAFSTNTARKTIATNVESPELGRHNKLSDKDVLRLRMYYNCVWLRFDKTQSSRVPYCEYQTFATIVAARHHA is encoded by the exons ATGTCTCAGCACGAGTACAACGATGACACT ATCAGCAAACCCATTGCAATTGCGTCACCATCGgaaaacatgacgtcattgaagTCCACCCTACCGGAAGTTCCATCCGAG CATgatatcgaaaagagaaaggcCTTACGGGATCAATCCAAGAGATGGCCCAATGCAACGGTACCCTACGAACTACACGGTGACTTCA GTGAAACGCAACGGCAATCCATACGGACCGCGATGGAGCATTTTCACAATCACACATGCATTCGGTTTGTCGAGCATAGCGACGAAGTCGACTACTTGAAAATCACACTCGGCGATGA AAACTGGAGCGAAGTCGGTCGTCGTGGTGGAGACCAGCTGATGTCTTTATCTCCCTATGGTTGTCTTGAGCTGAGGGTCGTTCTACACGAATTGATGCACACTTTGGGCTTCCTTCACGAACATAGCAGACCAGACAGGAGAAGCTACGTCACAATCAAGTGGAGGAATATACTAACGG atCGAAAACCCGAATTTAAGAAGTGGAATGAGAGCTTCGTTGACCTTCTAAACACAACCTACAACTATTCTTCTATAATGCACTACGGTGCCTTTGCTTTCAGTACAAATACAGCAAGGAAAACGATCGCAACGAATGTGGAGTCCCCGGAGTTGGGACGACACAACAAACTGAGTGATAAGGATGTATTGAGGCTCAGGATGTACTATAACTGCG TGTGGTTACGATTTGACAAGACTCAATCCAGTCGAGTGCCTTACTGCGAATACCAAACCTTTGCGACAATCGTTGCAGCAAGACATCATGCTTGA